In Neokomagataea tanensis, one genomic interval encodes:
- a CDS encoding DNA recombination protein RmuC, with amino-acid sequence MSKVSIMFSMLFPWIVTCFSLVLMAIVFLQRNAKQDLSVLFDREADERARDAEYHRQHLAEIERVLSGRLDTLRLDTTERLSTLTQRLGQDQAEGRLLLSEALHNMAEGQARQIERIRMAVNEQLHGAVEKQMQTSFQRVVEQFGLMQKALGEVTTVTAQIGDLKRLFSNVKARGGWGEAQCRALLDDVLPAGSYETNFRVGEGLESVEFAVRMPVRGETAPYLAIDSKFPTEAYERLLNAAETSDQAGEKSARRELEAVIKAEARKIAAKYIRPPVTVEFAVLYLPTDGLYTEIARVPGLIDEIGRLYRVLIMGPSLLPAMLRTVHLGYVTLALEERTETIASLLGTTRQEMLRMDEVLEKLQRNAGTMGSTIEEARRRTRVLGRKLRALDEADVSDVEA; translated from the coding sequence ATGAGTAAAGTATCCATTATGTTTTCCATGTTATTTCCATGGATTGTTACCTGCTTTTCCCTTGTCTTAATGGCGATTGTTTTTCTTCAGAGAAATGCAAAGCAGGATCTCTCGGTCCTTTTTGATCGTGAAGCCGATGAGCGGGCCCGCGATGCGGAATATCATCGCCAACATTTAGCTGAAATTGAACGCGTTTTATCCGGCCGTCTGGATACGCTCCGTTTGGATACGACTGAGCGTTTGAGTACGTTAACGCAGCGCTTGGGGCAGGATCAGGCGGAGGGCCGCCTACTGCTTTCCGAGGCGCTGCATAATATGGCTGAGGGTCAGGCGCGGCAAATAGAACGCATACGTATGGCAGTAAACGAGCAGTTGCACGGTGCGGTTGAAAAACAAATGCAAACCAGTTTCCAGCGTGTCGTGGAACAGTTTGGCTTAATGCAAAAAGCCTTGGGCGAGGTAACAACAGTCACGGCCCAGATTGGGGATTTGAAGCGTTTATTTTCAAACGTAAAAGCACGAGGCGGTTGGGGGGAAGCGCAGTGTAGAGCCTTGCTCGACGACGTTCTCCCCGCAGGCAGTTACGAGACTAATTTTCGTGTCGGTGAAGGATTGGAAAGCGTCGAATTCGCGGTGCGAATGCCTGTTAGGGGAGAGACTGCCCCCTATCTCGCGATTGACAGCAAGTTTCCGACTGAAGCGTATGAGCGTTTGTTGAACGCTGCCGAAACATCCGACCAAGCCGGTGAAAAAAGTGCGCGCCGTGAGTTGGAAGCGGTTATTAAGGCGGAAGCACGAAAAATTGCAGCGAAATACATTCGACCGCCCGTTACGGTAGAGTTCGCGGTCCTGTATTTGCCAACGGATGGATTGTATACTGAGATTGCACGGGTGCCGGGGCTTATTGATGAAATAGGCCGATTGTATCGAGTGCTAATTATGGGGCCGTCTCTCTTGCCAGCAATGCTGAGAACTGTACATTTAGGATACGTTACGCTGGCTTTAGAAGAGCGCACTGAAACAATCGCGTCTCTTTTGGGTACAACGCGGCAAGAAATGTTGCGTATGGACGAAGTGTTGGAAAAGTTGCAGCGTAATGCTGGAACGATGGGCAGTACGATTGAGGAAGCACGGCGTCGTACGCGGGTTTTAGGGCGCAAACTACGCGCTTTGGACGAAGCGGATGTCTCAGATGTTGAAGCTTAA
- a CDS encoding BaiN/RdsA family NAD(P)/FAD-dependent oxidoreductase: MAAAVAGRGGLRVLVLDHSVEPGRKILISGGGRCNFTHLETKPECFLSNNKHFARSALACFTAKDFLAMVDRHRIAWHEKARGQLFCDGSARQIVEMLMQEAEAAHVEFGFTVKIDNVERDDTAFRVTTSAGIVQAQSVVLATGGLSIPKLGASDLSLRLAKSFGLSMVATEPALVPLCLEGNDADLAGVSLPVISSAQSAHTSRKGIRFEDGLVFTHRGISGPAVLQISSYWDRGAAVTFNLAPGRNVLADFQALKVARPRAKPPTLLEFLPTRLARSIVEDFPAQAMQTELANVPDRILKALAERVEQWRVIPSGTEGYAKAEVMRGGIDTKHLSSQTMEARKVPGLFAVGEAVDVTGWLGGHNFQWAWSSGAAAGRGAIARKQGA; encoded by the coding sequence ATGGCCGCAGCCGTTGCCGGCCGTGGCGGTTTAAGAGTTCTCGTACTCGACCATAGTGTGGAACCGGGACGGAAAATTCTGATTTCAGGGGGAGGGCGTTGCAACTTCACGCACCTCGAAACGAAGCCAGAATGCTTCCTGTCAAACAACAAGCATTTTGCACGTTCTGCTTTGGCCTGCTTTACGGCAAAAGACTTTTTGGCGATGGTCGATCGGCACAGAATTGCTTGGCATGAAAAAGCGCGTGGCCAGCTCTTTTGCGACGGCTCTGCGCGCCAGATCGTGGAAATGCTCATGCAAGAGGCAGAGGCAGCCCATGTAGAGTTTGGTTTCACCGTTAAGATAGATAACGTTGAACGAGACGATACAGCGTTTCGTGTCACTACATCAGCGGGTATAGTACAGGCTCAGTCTGTTGTGTTGGCAACGGGTGGTCTTTCCATTCCTAAACTTGGTGCCAGCGATCTTTCTTTGCGCCTTGCGAAAAGCTTTGGTCTTTCAATGGTGGCGACAGAGCCCGCATTGGTGCCATTATGCTTAGAAGGCAATGACGCTGACTTGGCCGGCGTATCATTGCCGGTAATCTCTTCAGCCCAAAGCGCACATACCAGCCGGAAGGGAATTCGCTTCGAGGACGGTTTGGTTTTCACGCATAGAGGGATATCTGGGCCAGCGGTGCTGCAAATTTCATCATATTGGGATCGTGGTGCGGCAGTAACGTTCAATTTGGCACCTGGACGTAATGTTTTGGCTGATTTTCAGGCATTAAAAGTTGCGCGGCCAAGGGCAAAACCGCCTACACTACTAGAATTTCTACCTACGCGTCTGGCGCGCTCCATTGTCGAAGACTTTCCTGCCCAGGCTATGCAGACAGAATTGGCGAACGTTCCAGATCGGATTTTGAAGGCGCTTGCGGAACGTGTGGAGCAGTGGCGCGTCATACCATCAGGCACTGAAGGATACGCCAAGGCCGAAGTCATGCGCGGTGGTATCGACACCAAGCACTTGTCTTCGCAAACCATGGAAGCCCGGAAAGTGCCTGGTTTGTTTGCTGTTGGTGAAGCCGTTGACGTAACTGGCTGGCTAGGTGGGCATAATTTCCAGTGGGCTTGGTCCAGTGGCGCTGCTGCGGGGCGCGGTGCCATTGCGCGGAAGCAGGGCGCATAA
- the fzlA gene encoding FtsZ-binding protein FzlA, protein MRTLHHLPLSPQCRLVRLALSEKRLPFDLAIERVWEQREDFLNLNPAGEVPVLVEENGLAIPGGRVICEYLDEAYPDVPLMGRTLAERVEVRRLLDWFETRFASEVTQNLLGEKVDKRLHGRGHPDGNALRAGYGCLRFHLDYISWLAETRSWLAGNTISIADFAAAAHLSSLDFIGDITWAKAPAAKEWYARVKSRPCFRGLLSDRMSGIMPPAHYANLDF, encoded by the coding sequence ATGCGTACTCTGCATCACCTTCCACTGTCGCCGCAATGCCGGCTTGTTCGTCTTGCCCTGAGCGAGAAGCGTCTGCCTTTTGACCTTGCTATTGAGCGGGTATGGGAACAGCGCGAGGATTTTCTCAATCTGAATCCGGCGGGAGAAGTGCCGGTATTGGTTGAAGAGAATGGTCTTGCCATTCCGGGTGGTCGTGTCATTTGTGAGTATCTGGACGAAGCGTATCCAGATGTTCCCCTTATGGGCAGGACCTTGGCTGAGCGGGTAGAAGTGCGCCGTTTACTCGATTGGTTTGAAACACGTTTCGCGTCCGAAGTGACGCAAAACCTGTTGGGCGAGAAGGTAGATAAGCGGCTGCATGGTCGTGGGCATCCTGATGGTAATGCCTTGCGTGCGGGGTATGGCTGCCTGCGTTTCCACCTCGACTATATTAGCTGGCTTGCTGAAACGCGTTCATGGCTTGCTGGAAACACCATCAGTATTGCTGATTTTGCAGCCGCCGCGCATTTGTCGTCTCTCGACTTTATTGGGGATATCACTTGGGCCAAAGCGCCCGCGGCTAAGGAATGGTACGCGCGTGTAAAATCTCGCCCGTGCTTCCGCGGCCTCCTCTCGGACCGTATGAGTGGCATCATGCCGCCTGCTCACTACGCTAACTTGGATTTTTGA
- the minC gene encoding septum site-determining protein MinC, translating into MSHPQPSSQQTETAPALRIRARGRSFLALVLSPEAPLTDWLNGLDHQIARSGSLFSGKPIILDLDLLAEDTPDLDGFQSALVARGLRIVGIEGGDRSWPAVAQWDWPAPLDGGKAAGPVELPDASVDSAPHQASPPLPGKTLIVDETVRSGQRIQNLEGDVVILGSVSSGAEIVSAGSIHVYGALRGRAIAGITEHSGARIFAQKMEAELLAIDGFYTTADELEASSFGNAAQALLINDQITLRAL; encoded by the coding sequence ATGTCTCATCCTCAGCCTTCCTCGCAGCAAACCGAAACCGCACCAGCCCTCCGAATCCGCGCACGGGGCCGCTCTTTTCTAGCGTTAGTACTCTCCCCTGAGGCTCCACTTACAGACTGGCTGAATGGCCTCGACCACCAAATCGCGCGCTCGGGCAGTCTGTTTAGCGGCAAGCCAATCATTCTTGATTTGGACCTACTCGCAGAAGACACACCCGATCTGGACGGTTTCCAAAGCGCTCTAGTTGCCCGAGGCTTAAGAATTGTCGGCATTGAAGGCGGTGACAGAAGCTGGCCAGCCGTAGCACAATGGGATTGGCCCGCCCCCCTTGATGGAGGGAAAGCAGCCGGCCCGGTGGAGTTACCTGATGCCTCAGTCGATAGCGCGCCTCACCAGGCATCTCCTCCCCTCCCAGGCAAAACACTGATTGTCGATGAGACCGTTCGGTCCGGGCAGCGGATCCAAAATCTGGAAGGGGATGTTGTTATTCTAGGGTCAGTTTCATCTGGCGCAGAAATTGTCTCTGCAGGTTCAATCCATGTTTATGGCGCTTTACGTGGACGAGCCATTGCAGGCATTACGGAGCATTCAGGCGCACGTATTTTTGCTCAGAAAATGGAAGCAGAATTACTCGCTATTGATGGCTTCTATACAACCGCGGACGAATTAGAGGCATCTTCCTTTGGAAACGCCGCACAGGCTCTGTTAATAAACGATCAAATTACCCTGCGCGCTCTATAA